The Blattabacterium cuenoti genomic interval TTATTAAATATTTTCTTGGTTTAGGCCCAAATACTCTACCTCCACCTCTAAAAATAGGATTTTTAATATTTCCTTTTCTAGAACTACCAGTTCCTTTTTGTCTATGTAATTTTCTATTACTACCTGAAATCTCCCCACGCTCTTTAGATTTATGTGTTCCTTGTCTTTGAGCTAACAAATATCTTTTATTCTCTAAATATACAGAGTTATCATATTTTTTGTTTGACAACATTTTATCATCAAAACATATTTTCTTATCCGTATAATTTCCATGTTTGTCTAATACTTTAAATTCCATTTCTTCTTTTTTATCATCAAATATGAATTTATATTTCCAGGTATTGACCCATTTAACACTAATATATTATTTTTACTATCTATTTTTAAAATAACTAAATTTTTAATAGTTACTTTCTTTCCTCCCATTCTGCCTGCCATTTTTTTCCCTTTAAAAACACGAGATGGATCTGACCCAGCACCTATAGATCCAGGTGATCTTAAACGATTATGTTGGCCATGACTTCTTTCTCCAACTCCAGAGAAATTATGTCTTTTTACGACTCCTTGAAATCCTTTACCTTTTGAAATTCCACATATATCTACTATCTCACCTACATTAAAAAAATTAACACCTATAACATCTCCTAATTTAAAATCTGTATAACTACTATTTTTAAATTCTAATAATTTTTTTTTTGGAGATATACCAGATTTTTTAAAATGGCCCAATAATGGTCTACTAACTTTTTTTATCTTTTTTTCATCAAGACCTAGTTGTATAGAAAAATATCCATCATTTTCCAATGTTTTTATTTGTACTACATAACAATAATTAACTTTTACAATAGTACAAGCTACATTGTCACCATTATCCAAATAGATACTTGTCATTCCGAAATTTTTTCCTATAATTCCACTAATTTTAGTATTATTCATATAATCATTATAATCAAACTTTTATTTCTGCTTCTACCCCACTAGGTAATTCTAATTTCATTAATGCATCTACCGTTTTAGATGTTGCATTTTGTATTTGTAAAAGTCTTTTATGAGTTGGAAGTAAATACTGTTCTCTTGATTTTTTATTTACATGAGGTGATCTTAGAACTGTAAATATTTTCTTATTAGTTGGTAAAGGAATAGGTCCATTTAACACTACCCCTGTAGGTAAAACAGATTTTACAATTTTTTCTGCTGATTTATCTAATAAATTATAATCATAAGATTTTAATTTAATTTTTATATTATAACCCATGATATTTATATATTTTTTTTTCTTTTTTGTTTATTATTTTTTTTATCATTCATTACAATATCATATGTTACCATTTCTGGTACAATATCATAATGAGAAAATTCCATAGTAGATGTCCCTCTACCAGAGGATAGAGTTCTCAATACTGTAACATATCCAAACATTTCAGATAATGGAACAAATGATTGAATAATCTTAATATTATTTCGTTCATTCATATTTTGAATTAAACCTCTTCTTCTATTTAAATCACCTATTACGTCACCCATATTTTCTTCTGGAACAACAATTTCTAATTTCATAATTGGTTCTAATAAAACAGGCTTTGCTTTTTTAGCAGCTTCCCTAAAACCTAGTTTTCCTGCTAATTCAAAGGAAAGTTGATCAGAATCAACAGGGTGATATGATCCATCTATAATAGTTATCTTTGCATTTTCTATTTCATATCCTGATAATGGCCCACTTTTCATCATTTCTTTACATCCTTTTTCTATAGAAGGAATATATTCTTTAGGAATATTTCCACCTTTTATTTTATTAATAAATATTAATCCAGACTTTCCAATTTCTCCAGGCTCTAATATAAAAAGTATATCTGCATATTTCCCTTTTCCACCAGTTTGTTTTTTATATATTTCCCTATGTTTTACTAAATCAGTTAAAGCTTCTTTATATTCTACTTGTGGTTTACCTTGATTTACTTCTACTTTAAATTCCCTTTTCATTCTATCTACAATAATTTCCAAATGTAATTCCCCCATTCCAGAAATAATAGTTTGGCCAGTATAATTATCCGTTCTAACTTGGAAAGTAGGGTCTTCTTCCATTAGTTTTGATAAAGCTAAGCTCATTTTGTCAATGTCTGACTTATACTTAGGTTCTATAGCTAATCCTATAACAGGATCTGGAAAAGATATATTTTCTAATAATATAGGATTTTTTTCGTCACACAAGGTATCTCCAGTTTTAATATCCTTAAAACCAACTATAGCTGCAATGTCCCCAGCACTTACTTGTTTTACTGGATTTTGTTTGTTTGCATGCATTTGATATATTCTAGAAATACGTTCTTTATTTCCAGACCTAGCATTAAAACTATATGATCCAGATTCTATTTTTCCAGAATAAACTCTAAAAAAAGCTAAACGTCCAACAAAAGGATCACTTGCTATTTTAAAGGCCAATGCAGAAAATGGATCATTTTTACTGGGTCTTCTTGATTCTTTTTCTTTATTAACAGGATTAATACCTATTACATCCTTAACTTCTAATGGAGATGGTAAATATCTACATATTGCATCCAACATTGTTTGTACACCTTTATTTTTGAATGAAGATCCACATAAAATAGGAATTATATTTAAGTTAATTGTATTTTTTTGTAAAGATTCTATTATATCTTTTTCAGATATAGAAGAAAAATTATCATATAAATATTTTTCCATTATAACATCATCATATTCAGACAAAGTCTCTACAAGCTTACTTCTATATTTTTTTACTATATTTTTCATTTCAGTTGGTACAGGAATTTTTTTATATGTCATACCATAATCTTTTTCGTTCCATACTATAGCAATATCTGATATTAAATCTACAATTCCTATAAAATCATCTCCAGATCCAATAGGGATTTGCAAAGGTACTGATTTTGCTCCTAAAACATTGTTTATTTGATAGCAAACATCAAAAAAATCTGCTCCTTGTCTGTCCATTTTATTAACAAATGCTATTCTAGGAATATCATATTTATCAGCTTGTCTCCAAACAGTCTCTGATTGTGGTTCTACTCCATCAACTGCACTAAATAAAACAACCATTCCATCTAAAACTCTCATAGATCTTTCAACTTCTACAGTAAAATCTACATGTCCTGGAGTATCAATAATATTTATTTGATATTTATTGTTTTCATAATTCCATTCACAACAAGTAGCAGCAGAAGTTATAGTAATACCTCGCTCTTGTTCTTGTAACATCCAATCCATAGTTGCAGTGCCATCATGAACTTCTCCAATTTTGTGATTAATTCCAGTATAGAATAATATTCTTTCTGTAGTAGTTGTTTTTCCCGCATCTATATGTGCTGCAATACCTATGTTTCTTGTATATATTAGATTTTTTTTCATATTAATAAAACTAAAATCTAAAATGAGAAAATGCTTTATTTGCTTCAGCCATTTTATGAAGATTTTCTTTTCTTTTTATAGTTTCTCCTCTTTCTTTAAATGCATCAAAAATTTCATATGCTAATTTATTAGCCATAGATTTTTCTTTCCTCATAACGGCACATTTAATTAAAAGTTTTATTGCTCTTGTCATTTTATTATTAGAGGAAATCAAAACAGGAATTTGTATATTTGTTCCACCCATTCTTCTACTTCTAACTTCTACATTAGGCATAGAATTTTTTAATCCCTCTTTCCATATTTCTAATGATGATTTTTCTTCTTTTTGTTTAATTAAATCTATTTTTTC includes:
- the rplC gene encoding 50S ribosomal protein L3: MSGIIGKNFGMTSIYLDNGDNVACTIVKVNYCYVVQIKTLENDGYFSIQLGLDEKKIKKVSRPLLGHFKKSGISPKKKLLEFKNSSYTDFKLGDVIGVNFFNVGEIVDICGISKGKGFQGVVKRHNFSGVGERSHGQHNRLRSPGSIGAGSDPSRVFKGKKMAGRMGGKKVTIKNLVILKIDSKNNILVLNGSIPGNINSYLMIKKKKWNLKY
- the rpsJ gene encoding 30S ribosomal protein S10, with the protein product MGYNIKIKLKSYDYNLLDKSAEKIVKSVLPTGVVLNGPIPLPTNKKIFTVLRSPHVNKKSREQYLLPTHKRLLQIQNATSKTVDALMKLELPSGVEAEIKV
- the fusA gene encoding elongation factor G, coding for MKKNLIYTRNIGIAAHIDAGKTTTTERILFYTGINHKIGEVHDGTATMDWMLQEQERGITITSAATCCEWNYENNKYQINIIDTPGHVDFTVEVERSMRVLDGMVVLFSAVDGVEPQSETVWRQADKYDIPRIAFVNKMDRQGADFFDVCYQINNVLGAKSVPLQIPIGSGDDFIGIVDLISDIAIVWNEKDYGMTYKKIPVPTEMKNIVKKYRSKLVETLSEYDDVIMEKYLYDNFSSISEKDIIESLQKNTINLNIIPILCGSSFKNKGVQTMLDAICRYLPSPLEVKDVIGINPVNKEKESRRPSKNDPFSALAFKIASDPFVGRLAFFRVYSGKIESGSYSFNARSGNKERISRIYQMHANKQNPVKQVSAGDIAAIVGFKDIKTGDTLCDEKNPILLENISFPDPVIGLAIEPKYKSDIDKMSLALSKLMEEDPTFQVRTDNYTGQTIISGMGELHLEIIVDRMKREFKVEVNQGKPQVEYKEALTDLVKHREIYKKQTGGKGKYADILFILEPGEIGKSGLIFINKIKGGNIPKEYIPSIEKGCKEMMKSGPLSGYEIENAKITIIDGSYHPVDSDQLSFELAGKLGFREAAKKAKPVLLEPIMKLEIVVPEENMGDVIGDLNRRRGLIQNMNERNNIKIIQSFVPLSEMFGYVTVLRTLSSGRGTSTMEFSHYDIVPEMVTYDIVMNDKKNNKQKRKKNI
- the rpsG gene encoding 30S ribosomal protein S7, translating into MRKIKKKKKLYSPDPKFHDVLVTRFVNHLMKNGKKNTAYRIFYNAMEKIDLIKQKEEKSSLEIWKEGLKNSMPNVEVRSRRMGGTNIQIPVLISSNNKMTRAIKLLIKCAVMRKEKSMANKLAYEIFDAFKERGETIKRKENLHKMAEANKAFSHFRF